A stretch of DNA from Rhizobium sp. EC-SD404:
GAGAACATCCATTGGCGAAACCCCCTTTGTGTCGAGCCGTACGGCACTGAAAAGGCTTCCTGACCCAGTGGGGTAAAGCTAATAGACCTGCCAAGCTGTACATCGAAACTGCGTGACTCGGTCTGGCAATCACGGAAACGTGAGCTTTCTGATTGGCGAACAGGACCCGAACTGTCCTGTTCGGTCGGTCTCGATAACTTGCACATAAGCTCGAAGGGAACTTCACCTGACCCTCCTCACGATGCCGGACGGCATCCATATCCAACAAATCTTGATGTGGCTGGCCACGTGGGGCGGCTCAGGACTCGTCGAGCCACTGCGGGCCGGTCTTGCCGTGTTCACGATCGTGGGTGTCGCGCTCTTCTTTCCCAAGTTGGGAAGGCCTCACTGGAGTTGGGCGTTGCTGATAGTCACGCTCGCAGGTTGGTGGGCCGCCGAACGTTGGGCGGCTGAAAGCGGTCTTGCCGACGATCGAAGGATCGTCATCGATGAAGTCGCCGGCTTCCTCGCGGTTCTTGCCGTAGCCGGCGTCAAAGGATGGCTGATAGGATCTTCAGCGCTTCTGTTCTTGGCGTTGGATCGTCTCAAGCCTTGGCCATTCAGCCGGCTGGAAGACTTCGGCGGTGGCTTTGGAGTCATGCTCGACGACGTGATGCTGGGCATCGTTCTCGGCGGAGTAATTTTCGCTGCCCGCTGGCTCGCATCGTCATCAGGAAAAACTGCCCATCCTCCGGATTGAATCTCCTCCAAGTCTCTGTTCTCGGCGGGCCGGCCAATGCCGACACACCGGCAGCGTGTTGTTCAACTGACGTGCGGCATCCCAAGTTTCGCCTCCTTGCATTGGGGGAAGGATGTTGCCATATCCCGTTCAGCGGACCGGGCCCCTCTGGCGAACTTTTCGAAGTGTCGCGATGTCGGACCGTTTGGATATCGGCCCGCTTTGCACTGTTTCTCAGCGGGCAACTGGAGGAACGGTTGCCATGATGCGTTTTGGACGCTTTCGATTTCTTGCTCTGTTGTCGGCAGCCTTTGTCGCCTTGACGCTTGTCTCGGTCGACTTCGCCGAGGCGCGTCGTGGCGGCAGCTTCGGTAGCCGCGGCTTCCGCACTCAGCAGGCCGCACCGCCCACGCGAACCGCCCCGAATCAGACCGGCC
This window harbors:
- a CDS encoding phosphatidylglycerophosphatase A codes for the protein MPDGIHIQQILMWLATWGGSGLVEPLRAGLAVFTIVGVALFFPKLGRPHWSWALLIVTLAGWWAAERWAAESGLADDRRIVIDEVAGFLAVLAVAGVKGWLIGSSALLFLALDRLKPWPFSRLEDFGGGFGVMLDDVMLGIVLGGVIFAARWLASSSGKTAHPPD